From Camelina sativa cultivar DH55 chromosome 7, Cs, whole genome shotgun sequence, one genomic window encodes:
- the LOC104702855 gene encoding probable receptor-like protein kinase At2g23200: protein MQNLCFRDSVSLFLMIMVTVLVLPHLTLSDTSDYSRPEKFYVNCGSDSNADYGGRTFVGDMNSSNNSVSLIGKGTEVLDDQSSVAPLIYRTVRIFRRPSSYKFQLDPVGLHFVRLHFSAVFSREDLLKTRFTVSATSGSNQHFKSFSLQNITNTPRVEEFLLMINSPELEILFVPEPSSLALVNAIEVFSARNDLEIPTKIDKNLHTIYRLNVGGMKITPGNDTLGRTWSLDDDFLFRKDSARNINSTQKPNYQPGSVAATDLTAPDFVYQTAKAMNRSSSVPVGMLMDVTWSLKVKSNYRHFIRVHFCDILSNFPTIDSDFFLYVNGHQRVDVKPSGYDRPVTPFYIDVETVSDGSGLLNVSIGTKEADKDAGFLNGLEVMEFLSNSGSNSSDGNSSLVPIIAGCAAAAALVLVLSLLVIVFLKRRRPKKTKPDVDATVWSPLPLYRGGSSDNRPISHNNNSPLRNLNLGLTIPFTDILRATNNFNEQLLIGKGGFGDVYKAILPDGSKAAIKRGKTGSGQGILEFQTEIQVLSRIRHKHLVSLTGYCEENSEMILVYEFMEKGTLKDHLYDSKLPPLTWKQRLEICIGAARGLHYLHSGAEGAIIHRDVKSTNILLDENTIAKVADFGLSKLTIRNQDQTHISTNIKGTFGYLDPEYLSTHILTEKSDVYAFGVVLLEVLCARPALDRYLPHEEVNLAEWALYCKSNGEIEEIVDPRLLGQIETNSLVKFMEIAEKCLREYGDERPSMADVIWDLEYVLQLQAVTVRRGVHEEDDSTAIVSGGSLVVPRLMVSDSFSTNSFVQNGDVSNNRFGGITDSSETRVFSQLKISEAR from the coding sequence ATGCAGAATCTCTGTTTTCGagactctgtttctctctttctaatgATTATGGTTactgttcttgttcttcctcatcTCACTCTTTCTGATACTTCCGACTATTCTCGTCCGGAGAAGTTTTACGTCAACTGTGGCTCGGATTCTAATGCTGACTATGGTGGCCGGACCTTCGTCGGAGATATGAACTCTAGTAACAACTCTGTTTCCTTGATCGGCAAAGGAACTGAAGTTCTCGACGACCAATCGTCCGTTGCGCCACTAATCTACCGGACGGTTAGGATATTCAGACGCCCTTCTTCTTACAAGTTCCAACTCGATCCTGTTGGTCTACACTTTGTGCGTCTCCATTTCTCTGCTGTGTTCTCTAGGGAAGATCTTTTAAAAACCCGTTTCACTGTCTCTGCTACTTCTGGTTCTAATCAACACTTCAAAAGTTTCTCGCTTCAGAATATCACTAACACCCCACGAGTTGAAGAGTTTCTCCTGATGATCAACTCGCCAGAATTAGAAATTCTATTTGTGCCCGAGCCTTCCTCTTTAGCTCTTGTCAACGCCATCGAAGTGTTCTCTGCTCGTAATGACCTCGAAATCCCGACAAAAATCGACAAGAATCTGCATACAATTTATAGATTAAACGTAGGAGGCATGAAAATCACACCGGGAAACGACACCTTGGGGCGAACTTGGTCGCTAGACGATGACTTTCTCTTCCGGAAAGATTCTGCGAGGAACATTAACTCGACACAAAAGCCTAACTATCAGCCAGGGTCAGTTGCAGCCACGGACCTCACTGCTCCTGATTTCGTCTACCAGACAGCTAAAGCAATGAACCGTAGCTCGAGTGTGCCGGTCGGGATGTTGATGGatgttacttggtcgcttaaGGTCAAAAGTAACTATAGACACTTCATCAGGGTTCATTTCTGTGATATTTTGAGCAACTTCCCAACCATTGACTCCGATTTCTTTCTCTATGTGAACGGGCATCAGCGAGTAGATGTAAAGCCTTCAGGGTATGATAGACCGGTGACTCCATTTTATATCGATGTCGAGACAGTCTCTGATGGTTCTGGACTCTTGAATGTTAGTATAGGTACTAAGGAAGCCGATAAGGATGCTGGTTTTCTTAATGGTTTGGAGGTGATGGAGTTTTTGAGTAACTCTGGTTCTAATTCTTCAGACGGAAACAGTTCCCTGGTTCCCATCATCGCTGGTTGTGCTGCTGCCGCTGCATTGGTTCTGGTCTTGAGTTTGTTGGTTATAGTATTCTTGAAGCGAAGGAGACCAAAGAAGACAAAACCAGACGTTGATGCCACTGTGTGGTCTCCGTTACCATTGTACAGAGGTGGTAGTTCAGACAATAGACCAATCTCTCATAACAACAACTCGCCATTACGCAACCTAAACTTAGGCTTGACGATTCCCTTCACAGACATCCTGAGAGCAACAAACAATTTCAACGAGCAGTTGTTGATCGGGAAAGGCGGGTTTGGAGACGTTTACAAAGCTATCCTTCCGGACGGCAGCAAAGCCGCGATCAAAAGAGGCAAGACAGGTTCAGGACAAGGGATCCTAGAGTTTCAAACAGAGATCCAAGTCCTATCAAGAATCCGCCACAAACATTTAGTATCTCTAACGGGTTACTGCGAAGAGAACTCGGAGATGATCCTTGTCTACGAGTTTATGGAGAAAGGTACGCTTAAAGACCATCTATACGACTCGAAACTGCCTCCATTGACATGGAAACAAAGACTAGAAATCTGCATTGGAGCAGCAAGAGGATTGCATTACCTCCACAGTGGAGCAGAAGGAGCAATCATACACAGAGACGTCAAATCAACGAACATACTACTAGACGAGAACACTATAGCCAAAGTTGCGGATTTCGGATTATCGAAACTAACGATTCGCAATCAAGATCAAACACATATCAGCACAAACATCAAAGGAACGTTTGGTTACCTCGATCCTGAGTATCTCTCAACACACATCTTAACTGAGAAATCAGATGTATACGCCTTCGGTGTCGTCCTCCTCGAGGTCCTTTGCGCGAGACCAGCTCTGGATCGTTATCTTCCTCACGAAGAAGTGAATTTAGCGGAGTGGGCGTTGTACTGCAAATCCAACGGAGAAATCGAAGAGATCGTAGATCCGAGATTGTTAGGTCAAATCGAGACGAACTCTCTGGTGAAATTCATGGAGATCGCTGAGAAATGTTTGAGAGAGTACGGAGATGAGAGGCCGAGTATGGCGGATGTGATTTGGGATCTTGAGTATGTTCTTCAGCTTCAGGCGGTGACGGTTCGTAGAGGGgttcatgaagaagatgatagcACGGCGATTGTCTCCGGTGGTTCGTTGGTGGTTCCGAGGTTGATGGTGAGTGACTCGTTTAGCACGAACTCGTTTGTGCAGAACGGTGATGTGTCGAATAACAGATTTGGTGGGATTACGGATTCATCCGAGACTCGAGTTTTCTCACAGTTGAAGATCTCTGAAGCAAGATGA
- the LOC104702854 gene encoding probable receptor-like protein kinase At2g23200 gives MNNLCFQDVVSLFVMMVVTVLLPHLTLFASSTYSRPEKFYVNCGSHSNVTYGGRTFVGDMTSGGNYVFFTSEGTETSNQSGSYTETGIYQTVRIFKYPSSYKFQLDSVGQHFVRLHFCAVSSRTELLTASFTVSATSGSNHHLKSFSVRNFTETPRVEEFLLMIDSPEFEIRFVPDRYSLALVNAIEVFSAPNDLKIHSDSDKNLHTIYRLNIGGERITPENDTLGRTWSLDDDFLYRKDFVGNISSTQKPKYEPGSATQFTAPDFVYLTAKTMNFSAISIMKGTLKATWSFKVKCNYRHFIRIHLCDILSKTENPNTNVYLYVNGHWRIDVTLSDHLRLVTPFYIDVVNVSDGSGLLNVSLGTKDELDRKAGFLNGVEVMEFLKNSDSLDGSSSQVYIIVVAVALFLVLGLLFIILLKRRQSKKKKSDVEVEVTVWSPLPLYRGSGSTGNRPFYSDNSTPQANHLQLGLKIPMRDILRATNNFDEQRLIGKGGFGDVYKAILPDGSKVAIKRGKVGSGQGVTEFQTEIQVLTRIWHKHLVSLTGYCKEKSEMILVYEFMEKGTLKEHLYGSDLPSLSWKQRLEICVGAAIGLHYLHSDLDRAVIHSDIKSTNILLDENNVAKVSDFGISKLVVRNQDPISISTNIKGTFGYLDPEYALTRILTEKSDVYSFGVVLLEVLCARPALDHNLPDEEVNLAEWAMSCKSKGVIDKIVDPRLTDQIEPNSLKKFMEIAEKCLKEYGDERPSMADVIWDLKYVLHLQMIHEDSTVTISSFGDEGSLVNPEANDSELRNHPTPSPILLLVSIPPLSSSYPRRWDLPSQPQCISQPQQP, from the exons ATGAACAATCTCTGTTTTCAAGACGTTGTCTCTCTCTTTGTCATGATGGTGGTTactgttcttcttcctcacctCACTCTTTTTGCTTCATCTACATATTCTCGTCCAGAGAAGTTTTACGTCAACTGTGGGTCGCATTCTAATGTCACTTATGGTGGTCGCACTTTCGTCGGAGATATGACCTCTGGGGGTAACTATGTTTTCTTCACCAGTGAAGGAACTGAAACCAGCAACCAATCTGGATCGTACACTGAGACAGGGATCTATCAGACGGTTAGAATATTCAAATACCCTTCTTCTTACAAGTTCCAACTCGATTCTGTTGGTCAACACTTTGTGCGTCTCCATTTCTGTGCTGTCTCTTCCCGGACAGAGCTTTTAACTGCGAGTTTCACTGTCTCTGCTACTTCTGGTTCTAATCATCACTTGAAAAGCTTCTCGGTTCGAAATTTCACTGAGACCCCACGAGTTGAGGAGTTTCTCTTGATGATTGACTCACCGGAATTCGAAATTCGATTTGTCCCCGATCGTTACTCTTTGGCTCTCGTCAACGCCATAGAAGTGTTCTCTGCTCCTAATGACCTTAAAATTCATTCAGATTCAGACAAGAATCTGCACACAATTTACAGATTAAACATAGGAGGCGAGAGAATCACACCAGAAAACGATACCTTGGGACGAACTTGGTCGCTAGACGATGACTTTCTCTACCGAAAAGATTTCGTGGGAAACATTTCATCAACACAAAAGCCTAAATACGAGCCAGGGTCAGCGACACAATTCACTGCTCCTGATTTTGTTTACCTGACGGCTAAAACAATGAACTTTAGCGCGATTTCCATTATGAAGGGGACATTAAAAGCTACTTGGTCGTTTAAGGTCAAATGTAACTATAGACACTTCATCAGGATTCACTTATGTGATATTTTGAGCAAGACAGAAAACCCTAACACAAATGTTTATCTCTATGTAAACGGTCATTGGCGAATAGATGTAACGCTTTCCGATCACCTTAGGTTGGTGACTCCGTTTTATATCGATGTTGTGAATGTATCTGATGGTTCTGGACTCTTGAATGTTAGTCTAGGTACTAAAGATGAACTCGATAGAAAAGCTGGTTTCCTCAATGGTGTAGAGGTGATGGAGTTTTTGAAAAACTCTGATTCTTTAGATGGAAGTAGTTCCCAGGTCTACATCATCGTTGTTGCTGTTGCATTGTTTCTGgtcttgggtttgttgtttataatattaCTGAAGCGGAggcaatcaaagaagaagaaatcagacGTTGAAGTTGAAGTGACTGTATGGTCTCCTTTGCCATTGTACAGAGGAAGTGGGAGCACCGGCAATCGACCTTTCTATTCGGACAACAGTACACCACAAGCCAACCACCTACAGTTAGGCTTGAAGATACCCATGAGAGACATTTTGAGAGCTACAAACAACTTCGACGAGCAGCGGTTGATCGGGAAAGGCGGGTTTGGAGATGTTTACAAAGCCATTCTTCCAGATGGAAGCAAAGTTGCAATCAAGAGAGGAAAGGTCGGTTCAGGACAAGGGGTCACAGAGTTTCAAACAGAGATTCAAGTCCTCACAAGAATCTGGCACAAGCACCTCGTATCTCTAACTGGATACTGCAAAGAGAAGTCAGAAATGATCCTTGTCTACGAGTTTATGGAGAAAGGTACGCTAAAAGAGCATTTATACGGCTCAGATTTGCCTTCATTGTCATGGAAACAGAGACTAGAGATTTGCGTTGGAGCAGCCATAGGATTGCATTATCTCCACAGTGACTTAGACAGAGCAGTCATTCACAGCGATATCAAATCCACAAACATACTACTAGACGAGAACAACGTAGCCAAAGTTTCTGATTTCGGGATATCAAAACTGGTCGTTCGTAATCAAGATCCGATCAGTATTAGCACTAACATCAAAGGAACGTTTGGTTACCTCGATCCTGAGTATGCACTGACACGAATCTTAACGGAGAAATCGGATGTGTACTCGTTCGGAGTTGTTCTTCTCGAGGTCTTGTGCGCGAGACCAGCTCTCGACCATAACCTTCCCGACGAGGAAGTGAACCTCGCTGAGTGGGCGATGTCCTGCAAATCAAAAGGTGTGATCGATAAGATCGTAGATCCGAGATTGACAGATCAAATCGAGCCTAATTCTTTAAAGAAATTCATGGAAATCGCCGAGAAGTGTTTGAAAGAGTACGGAGATGAGAGGCCGAGCATGGCGGATGTGATCTGGGATCTGAAATACGTTCTCCATCTTCAGATGATTCACGAAGATAGCACCGTAACGATCTCCAGCTTTGGAGACGAAGGCTCGTTGGTGAATCCCGAAGCTAACG ATTCTGAGCTGAGGAACCACCCGACGCCATCGCCGATATTGCTGCTTGTTTCAATTCCGCCGCTCTCTTCCTCATATCCACGGCGATGGGACCTTCCGTCACAGCCTCAATGCATCTCTCAACCTCAGCAACCTTAA
- the LOC104702851 gene encoding alkane hydroxylase MAH1-like: MALITLLEASIYFLFFSFISGYFLISKKPHRSFMTDWPIVGMLPGLLVEIPRIYDYLTELLEASNLTYPFKGPCSGGLDMLVTIDPANIHYIMSSNFANYPKGSEFRKLFDVLGDGIFNADSELWKDLRKSAEGMMSHPDFQRFTVRTSMSKLEKGLVPLLDCVAQKKLVVDLQDVFQRFTFDNSFVLATGVDPGCLSTEMPKIEFARALDEAEEAIFFRHVKPEMVWKMQRWIGFGDELKMTKAHSTFDRVCSKCIASKRDEISRGVINTDSSSKDLLMSYMNVDTSKYKLLNPSDDKFLRDMILSFMLAGRDTTGSALTWFFWLLSKNPEVITKIRQEINTKLSPRTSGSDFDSFNPQELNKLVYLHGALCESLRLYPPVPFQHKSPTKPDVLPSGHKVDASSKIVFCLYSLGRMESVWGEDASEFKPERWVSESGRLIHVPSFKFLSFNAGPRTCLGKEVAMTQMKTVAVKMIQNYEIEVVEGHKIEPVPSIILHMKHGLKVTVTKICNVV; the protein is encoded by the exons ATGGCTTTGATAACCTTACTTGAAGCCTcaatttatttcctttttttctccttcattTCCGGATATTTCTTGATTAGCAAGAAACCTCACCGTTCCTTTATGACGGACTGGCCGATAGTGGGTATGCTTCCGGGTTTACTCGTCGAGATCCCTCGTATTTACGACTATTTAACCGAGCTTCTCGAGGCTTCAAACTTAACTTATCCTTTCAAAGGCCCGTGCTCTGGGGGACTCGACATGTTGGTCACCATTGATCCGGCCAATATCCATTACATCATGAGCTCAAACTTCGCGAATTACCCAAAAGGATCCGAGTTCAGGAAGCTATTCGATGTTTTGGGGGATGGGATTTTCAACGCGGATTCAGAGTTATGGAAAGATCTGAGGAAATCAGCTGAAGGCATGATGAGTCATCCAGATTTTCAAAGGTTTACGGTAAGAACAAGCATGAGTAAGCTAGAGAAAGGGCTTGTCCCACTTCTTGATTGCGTTGCTCAGAAGAAACTCGTCGTTGACTTACAAGATGTGTTCCAAAGATTTACTTTCGACAATTCGTTTGTTTTAGCAACCGGGGTTGATCCAGGTTGTCTCTCCACTGAAATGCCAAAAATCGAGTTTGCTAGAGCTTTAGACGAAGCAGAGGAAGCGATCTTCTTCAGACATGTCAAGCCCGAGATGGTTTGGAAGATGCAAAGATGGATTGGGTTTGGAGATGAGTTGAAGATGACAAAAGCTCACTCGACTTTTGACCGAGTTTGCTCTAAGTGCATAgcttccaagagagatgaaatATCCCGTGGGGTTATTAACACTGACTCTTCTTCTAAAGATTTGTTGATGTCTTACATGAACGTGGATACAAGCAAGTACAAGTTGTTGAATCCTAGTGATGATAAGTTCCTTAGAGATATGATTTTAAGCTTCATGTTAGCTGGTAGAGACACCACTGGGTCTGCTCTCACTTGGTTCTTCTGGCTTCTCTCCAAGAACCCAGAAGTGATAACCAAGATTCGTCAAGAAATCAACACAAAACTGTCTCCAAGAACCAGTGGTTCTGACTTTGATTCATTCAATCCTCAGGAGCTAAACAAGTTG GTGTATTTACATGGCGCGTTGTGTGAATCCCTCAGGCTATATCCACCTGTTCCATTTCAGCACAAGTCTCCTACAAAACCTGACGTACTTCCGAGCGGACACAAGGTCGACGCGAGTTCAAAGATTGTGTTCTGTCTTTACTCATTAGGGAGAATGGAATCAGTTTGGGGTGAAGATGCATCGGAATTTAAACCGGAGAGATGGGTTTCGGAGAGTGGAAGGTTGATTCATGTGCCTTCTTTTAAGTTCTTATCATTCAATGCCGGTCCAAGGACTTGTTTGGGAAAAGAAGTGGCTATGACACAAATGAAGACAGTGGCTGTGAAAATGATACAAAACTATGAGATAGAAGTTGTCGAAGGACACAAGATCGAGCCAGTTCCTTCTATTATTCTTCACATGAAGCATGGTCTCAAAGTTACAGTCACTAAGATATGTAATGTTGTCTGA
- the LOC104704983 gene encoding cytochrome P450 81D11-like, giving the protein MEYILPILSFFFFLFILLLKRLIGKWPSKFNLPPSPAWSLPVIGHLHLLKPPLHRTLHSLSQSLGGAPIFRLRLGNRVAIVVSSLSVAEECFTTNDVVLADRPKFTFGRLVEYNCTTMATTSYGDHWRNLRRIGAIEIFSSHRLDSFLRIRKDEIQHLILCLSKNSQYEFAKVELRSLFGNFNINNILRMIAGKRFYGDGTEHDDDAKRMRLLLDEAVSSAGFGHASDYIPFLRWFTHYEKRVKKLAVRIDEFLQGLVDEKRAQKEKGNTMIDHLLSLQETQPDYYTDVTLKGLVVVMIFAGNVTLTRTLEWAMLNLLNHPEVLKKARIEIDTKIGLDRLIDESDTKNLPYLQCIVAEIFRLYPAAPLLAPHRATDDCVVGGYDFPRGTTLIVNACAIHRDPEIWEEPEKFKPERFEKEGEDKKLMPFGMGRRACPGSGLAQRVVSLALGSMIQCFEWERVGEEFVGISEATTMRPATPLQAMCRARPIVHKILNDFA; this is encoded by the exons ATGGAATATATTTTGCCAatcttatctttcttcttcttcttgttcattcTATTGCTAAAACGTTTGATTGGTAAGTGGCCAAGTAAGTTTAACCTACCTCCAAGTCCGGCATGGTCACTGCCGGTGATTGGACACCTTCACCTCCTCAAACCACCACTACACCGCACATTGCACTCCCTTTCCCAATCCCTCGGTGGAGCTCCAATATTCCGCCTTCGTCTTGGCAACCGTGTTGCTATTGTGGTCTCCTCCCTCTCCGTCGCTGAAGAATGTTTTACCAcaaacgacgttgttttggCTGATCGACCGAAATTTACATTCGGGAGACTCGTTGAGTACAATTGCACCACAATGGCCACTACATCTTATGGTGATCACTGGCGGAATCTGCGCCGTATAGGGGCCATCGAGATCTTCTCATCTCATAGACTCGATAGCTTTTTACGCATCCGTAAAGACGAGATCCAGCACTTGATATTGTGtctctccaaaaactcacaATAT GAGTTTGCAAAGGTGGAGTTGAGATCATTGTTTGGGAATTTCAATATCAATAACATCCTCAGGATGATAGCCGGAAAACGATTCTACGGAGATGGAACTGAGCACGATGACGATGCAAAACGCATGAGGCTGCTGCTTGACGAGGCGGTATCTAGTGCTGGATTCGGACATGCTTCCGACTATATTCCGTTCCTGCGTTGGTTTACACATTATGAGAAACGGGTCAAGAAATTGGCAGTTCGGATCGATGAGTTTCTTCAAGGACTAGTAGATGAGAAACGcgcacaaaaagaaaagggtaaCACTATGATTGATCACTTGCTTTCTCTCCAAGAAACACAACCTGATTATTACACGGATGTCACCCTCAAAGGACTCGTAGTT gttATGATATTCGCCGGAAATGTAACGTTAACAAGAACGTTGGAATGGGCGATGTTGAATTTGTTGAACCATCCAGAAGTATTAAAGAAAGCAAGGATTGAAATCGATACGAAAATTGGTTTAGACCGGTTGATAGATGAATCTGATACTAAAAATCTACCATACCTCCAATGCATTGTGGCAGAGATTTTTCGACTTTACCCGGCAGCTCCATTACTTGCTCCACATAGGGCAACAGATGATTGTGTGGTTGGGGGTTACGACTTCCCACGTGGCACAACATTAATCGTGAACGCGTGTGCCATTCACCGAGACCCGGAGATATGGGAAGAGCCAGAAAAGTTCAAGCCAGAGCGGTTTGAGAAAGAAGGGGAAGATAAAAAGTTGATGCCATTTGGGATGGGGCGGCGAGCTTGTCCCGGGTCAGGGCTAGCTCAGCGTGTTGTGAGTTTGGCTCTCGGATCAATGATTCAGTGTTTTGAATGGGagagagttggagaagaatttgtgGGCATTAGTGAAGCAACCACAATGCGTCCAGCGACACCGTTGCAAGCCATGTGTAGAGCTCGTCCCATAGTCCATAAAATTCTCAATGATTTTGCTTGA